Proteins encoded within one genomic window of Fibrobacterota bacterium:
- a CDS encoding aldehyde dehydrogenase family protein, which translates to MSQGNFIGGEWSEGRGPEFRSVSPATGAAVWTGREADAAQVDAAVAAARAALSGWHALGLDGRIGVLQAFASQLQASLADLSAAITLETGKPRWEARQEVETMIAKVGNSIEAYRDRCAETASAQAGFTAVKRFRPHGVVGVLGPFNLPGHLPHSHIVPALLAGNTVVYKPSEMTPGVGEATTSIWIEAGLPAGVLGMVQGGRNTGVSLAGHPGLDGLFFTGSVAGGVALSKQAAEHPGRILALELGGNNPLLIWDCDDAGAAALIAAQSAFITAGQRCTCARRLIVPEGEAGRRYLDALRELLPRLRVGYADGNPEPFLGPVISAAAADRMLAAQARLEKDGGKILAPMRRLALHAGAGIDGGNRGGGSGSGVDGSGASAGSALLTPGIVDVTGARERPDEEFFGPLLQIVRVDSFASALEEANRTRYGLAAGLISDGRERWDAFLDGIRAGVVNWNRPTTGASGKLPFGGVGDSGNHRPSAYYAADYCAYPVASMEADKAALPGKLPPGIDP; encoded by the coding sequence ATGAGCCAAGGCAATTTCATCGGTGGGGAATGGAGCGAGGGAAGAGGGCCGGAGTTCCGATCGGTATCGCCCGCGACCGGCGCGGCGGTCTGGACGGGCCGCGAAGCGGACGCCGCCCAAGTGGATGCGGCCGTGGCCGCGGCGCGGGCGGCCCTGTCCGGCTGGCACGCCTTAGGCCTGGACGGACGCATCGGGGTGTTGCAAGCGTTCGCGTCCCAATTACAGGCTTCTTTGGCCGACTTGTCGGCCGCCATTACCTTGGAAACCGGTAAGCCCCGCTGGGAGGCCCGCCAAGAAGTGGAAACCATGATCGCCAAGGTGGGGAATTCCATCGAGGCGTACCGGGATCGCTGCGCGGAGACGGCCTCGGCCCAAGCGGGATTCACGGCCGTGAAGCGCTTCCGCCCCCATGGAGTGGTGGGCGTATTGGGGCCCTTCAATCTGCCGGGGCATCTGCCCCACAGCCATATCGTGCCGGCCCTGTTGGCCGGGAACACCGTGGTCTACAAGCCCAGCGAAATGACCCCAGGAGTGGGCGAGGCGACCACCTCCATCTGGATCGAGGCGGGGCTGCCGGCGGGCGTGCTGGGCATGGTGCAGGGGGGACGTAACACCGGCGTTTCCCTGGCGGGGCACCCGGGCCTGGACGGGCTTTTCTTCACGGGAAGCGTCGCGGGCGGCGTGGCCCTCTCGAAACAAGCCGCCGAACATCCCGGCCGCATCCTGGCCTTGGAGTTGGGCGGCAACAATCCGCTTTTGATCTGGGATTGCGACGATGCCGGAGCGGCGGCCTTGATCGCCGCGCAATCGGCGTTCATCACGGCCGGCCAGCGTTGCACCTGCGCGCGTCGCCTGATCGTGCCGGAAGGGGAAGCGGGCCGGCGTTATCTGGACGCCTTGCGGGAATTGTTGCCGCGCCTGCGCGTCGGGTATGCCGACGGGAATCCTGAGCCGTTCCTGGGACCGGTGATTTCCGCGGCCGCAGCGGACCGGATGCTGGCGGCCCAGGCCAGGCTCGAGAAGGACGGCGGGAAAATCCTGGCCCCCATGCGGCGCTTGGCGCTCCACGCGGGTGCGGGCATAGACGGCGGGAATCGAGGCGGGGGGAGCGGGAGCGGCGTGGACGGGAGCGGCGCGAGCGCAGGCTCGGCCCTGCTGACCCCGGGTATCGTGGATGTTACCGGGGCCCGGGAACGACCGGACGAAGAGTTCTTCGGGCCTTTGCTGCAAATCGTGCGCGTGGATTCGTTCGCCTCGGCGCTGGAAGAAGCGAACCGGACGCGGTACGGATTGGCCGCGGGATTGATCAGCGATGGGCGGGAGCGCTGGGACGCCTTTCTCGACGGCATTCGCGCGGGGGTGGTGAATTGGAATCGTCCCACCACGGGGGCTAGCGGCAAGCTGCCTTTCGGCGGTGTGGGCGACAGCGGCAACCATCGGCCGAGCGCCTATTATGCTGCGGATTACTGCGCCTATCCCGTAGCATCGATGGAGGCGGACAAGGCGGCATTGCCCGGCAAACTCCCGCCGGGAATCGATCCCTAA
- a CDS encoding arginine N-succinyltransferase, with protein sequence MVIIRPVVTGDLDALMELSAQTSFGLTTLPHDRHLLRKRIQESQRGFARMAEKPGGETYLFVMEDQEKKKVLGTAGIVSKVGGFEPFYAYRIVAGVIESKMLKVRKEVRALHLVEEHNGPSEIGSLFLAPEARRGSNGRLLSLSRFMFIADHREFFDPVVLAEMRGVIDEKGGSVFWDALGRHFFEIDFPKADALVMKDKQFIADLMPKHPIYIPLLPRAAQDVIGRVHSETVPAIKLLESEGFAFTGMVDIFESGPIVSCATDEIRTVRESQVSAVHKISPKEIDSDLYIISNTYTQGFRATAAPLNLAPGKGIEITRATAQALDLRKGDAVRIAPLRAGKSS encoded by the coding sequence ATGGTAATCATCCGTCCCGTGGTCACCGGCGATCTGGACGCCTTGATGGAGCTGTCGGCGCAGACCAGCTTCGGCCTAACGACTTTACCGCATGATCGCCATCTTCTGAGGAAACGCATCCAGGAATCGCAACGCGGCTTCGCGCGCATGGCGGAAAAACCGGGCGGCGAGACCTACCTTTTCGTGATGGAGGATCAGGAAAAGAAGAAGGTGCTGGGCACCGCGGGCATCGTGTCCAAGGTCGGCGGCTTCGAGCCCTTTTACGCCTACCGCATCGTCGCGGGCGTCATCGAATCGAAGATGCTGAAGGTGCGCAAGGAGGTCCGCGCCTTGCACCTGGTGGAAGAGCATAACGGCCCGTCCGAGATCGGCAGCCTATTCCTCGCCCCCGAGGCCCGCCGGGGATCCAACGGGCGGCTGCTGTCGTTGTCCCGTTTCATGTTCATCGCCGATCATCGCGAGTTTTTCGATCCGGTGGTGCTGGCCGAGATGCGCGGGGTGATCGACGAAAAGGGCGGCTCGGTGTTCTGGGACGCCCTAGGCCGGCATTTCTTCGAGATCGATTTCCCCAAGGCCGACGCGCTGGTGATGAAGGACAAGCAATTCATCGCCGACCTGATGCCCAAGCACCCGATCTACATCCCGCTCCTGCCGCGGGCCGCCCAGGACGTGATCGGCCGGGTGCATTCCGAGACGGTGCCCGCCATCAAGCTTCTGGAAAGCGAAGGCTTCGCCTTCACGGGCATGGTGGACATCTTCGAGAGCGGACCCATCGTGAGTTGCGCCACCGATGAGATCCGCACCGTGCGCGAAAGCCAGGTCTCCGCGGTCCACAAGATCAGCCCGAAGGAAATCGACTCCGATTTGTATATCATTTCCAATACCTATACCCAGGGCTTCCGCGCCACCGCGGCCCCCTTGAATTTGGCGCCCGGTAAGGGCATCGAAATCACCCGCGCCACCGCCCAAGCTCTGGATCTCCGGAAAGGCGATGCCGTGCGCATCGCGCCGCTACGGGCGGGGAAGTCGTCATGA
- a CDS encoding aminotransferase class III-fold pyridoxal phosphate-dependent enzyme: MGKLAAAALAADARVTEAKRLLAEALRDAQAGITGVRPPDPELRQGYLDALARFGTERGGALYYPYLGSGLGNGALVELADGSVKYDFITGIGVHYLGHNHPALLAVGVDAALGNTVMQGNLQQNVESEALARRLLEGGNRKGAQLAHAFITSSGAMANENALKIAFQKNPGSDRVLAFAHGFAGRTLALSQVTDKPAYRQGLPQTLAVDYVPFYDESRPAESTAAAVAALQEHLARYPGRHSAMIFELIQGEGGGYVPGSADFFRALIPSLKAAGIAVHFDEIQTFGRTSELFAFQHFGLDQYADIVTLGKLTQACATLIRAEFKPKPGLISQTFTAPTIAIRSALAILDFIEGQGLLGNDGKIMRLSRHFTDKLRDLARRRPDLAAGPFGMGGMIAFTPLGGDPERVARYLKSLFEAGVIGFIAGGTPAKARFLLPVGGIAEADIDRAFPIIERVLVETAAQGGA, translated from the coding sequence ATGGGCAAGTTGGCGGCGGCGGCATTGGCCGCGGATGCGCGGGTCACCGAGGCGAAACGCCTTTTGGCCGAGGCCTTGCGCGATGCGCAGGCCGGCATCACCGGCGTGCGCCCGCCCGATCCGGAATTGCGCCAGGGCTACCTCGACGCCTTGGCGCGCTTCGGGACGGAGCGGGGAGGGGCGTTGTACTATCCCTACCTGGGTAGCGGCCTTGGGAACGGGGCTTTGGTGGAACTGGCTGACGGGAGCGTGAAATACGATTTCATCACGGGCATCGGCGTGCATTACCTGGGCCATAACCATCCCGCCCTGCTGGCGGTGGGCGTGGACGCGGCCTTGGGGAACACGGTGATGCAGGGCAACCTGCAGCAGAACGTGGAAAGCGAAGCGCTGGCTCGCCGCCTGTTGGAAGGCGGTAACCGGAAAGGCGCCCAACTGGCCCATGCCTTCATCACCAGCAGCGGCGCCATGGCCAACGAGAACGCGCTTAAGATCGCCTTCCAGAAAAACCCCGGGTCCGACCGGGTCCTCGCCTTCGCCCATGGCTTCGCGGGCCGCACCTTGGCTCTTTCCCAGGTGACGGATAAGCCGGCCTACCGGCAAGGGCTGCCCCAGACCCTGGCGGTGGACTATGTGCCCTTTTACGACGAATCGCGTCCGGCCGAGAGCACGGCGGCGGCGGTGGCGGCCTTGCAGGAGCATCTCGCGCGTTACCCCGGACGCCATTCGGCCATGATCTTCGAATTGATCCAAGGCGAAGGCGGCGGCTACGTTCCGGGGTCGGCGGATTTCTTCCGGGCCCTGATCCCCTCCCTGAAGGCCGCCGGTATCGCGGTCCATTTCGACGAGATCCAGACCTTCGGGCGCACTTCGGAACTGTTCGCCTTCCAGCATTTCGGCCTGGACCAGTACGCCGATATCGTCACCTTGGGCAAGCTGACGCAAGCCTGCGCCACCTTGATCCGCGCCGAGTTCAAGCCCAAACCCGGCCTGATCAGCCAGACTTTCACGGCGCCCACCATCGCCATCCGTTCGGCCTTGGCGATCCTCGATTTCATCGAGGGCCAGGGCCTGCTCGGGAACGACGGGAAGATCATGCGCTTGAGCCGCCATTTCACGGATAAGCTGCGGGACCTGGCGCGGCGGCGGCCGGATCTGGCCGCGGGACCTTTCGGCATGGGCGGGATGATCGCTTTCACTCCGTTGGGCGGCGATCCCGAACGCGTGGCGCGGTACCTGAAAAGCCTGTTCGAAGCCGGCGTGATCGGTTTCATCGCGGGCGGGACGCCGGCCAAGGCCCGCTTCCTGTTGCCGGTGGGCGGCATCGCGGAGGCGGATATCGATAGGGCATTTCCGATCATCGAACGCGTGCTCGTCGAGACCGCGGCCCAAGGCGGCGCCTGA
- a CDS encoding hydrolase — translation MHPYDPYLDALSDRASAMRERVLDWVDVPSGSYDIAGLARMAAELKEAFAGLGGVCEELGLEPQTAIDARGEKALLPLGKALRFRKRPDAPTRVFLGIHYDVVYGEGVTVSASARAEGDVLRASGACDAKGGIAILLHALEAFEASPWAERVGWEVLLNPDEEIGSPGSLSLLKEAAARNHFGLLYEPCLSDGNLVGARKGSGNFAAVMRGRASHAGRDPHLGRNAVHALAEFIVALDHLGRRYGGLTVNVGKIEGGGALNRVPDLAIARFNLRVRDGDDQRVVEEFLRAQAEEFSRRDGYALSFHGNFTSPPKPLEPRGLALLEAVAGCGRELGMNLQWQPSGGVSDGNKLAAAGLPNVDTLGARGGDIHSPQEWLDLNSLAERARLTALLLMKLGSGEWTWK, via the coding sequence ATGCACCCCTATGATCCTTATCTGGACGCCCTTTCCGATCGTGCCTCCGCCATGCGCGAGCGCGTGCTCGACTGGGTCGATGTCCCCTCGGGCAGCTACGATATCGCGGGCCTCGCCCGCATGGCCGCCGAATTGAAGGAAGCCTTCGCGGGCTTGGGGGGCGTTTGCGAGGAACTCGGCTTGGAGCCTCAGACCGCAATCGATGCCCGGGGCGAGAAGGCCCTGCTCCCTCTGGGCAAGGCCTTGCGGTTCCGCAAGCGGCCCGATGCGCCGACACGCGTGTTCCTCGGGATCCATTACGATGTGGTGTACGGGGAAGGCGTGACGGTCTCGGCGTCGGCGCGGGCGGAGGGCGACGTGTTACGGGCCTCCGGGGCCTGCGATGCCAAAGGCGGCATCGCCATCCTGCTGCATGCGCTGGAGGCTTTCGAAGCGAGCCCGTGGGCGGAACGCGTAGGCTGGGAAGTACTGCTTAACCCGGATGAGGAGATCGGTTCGCCGGGATCCCTATCGCTTCTTAAGGAAGCGGCCGCGCGCAATCATTTCGGCCTTCTCTATGAGCCGTGCCTCAGCGACGGCAACCTGGTGGGGGCGCGCAAGGGATCGGGGAATTTCGCCGCGGTGATGCGGGGACGGGCCTCGCATGCCGGGCGCGATCCGCACCTGGGCCGCAACGCGGTGCATGCCTTGGCGGAGTTCATCGTGGCCTTGGATCATTTGGGACGTCGTTACGGGGGCCTCACCGTGAACGTGGGCAAGATCGAAGGCGGGGGTGCCTTGAATCGGGTGCCGGATCTGGCCATCGCCCGCTTCAACCTGCGCGTGCGCGACGGCGATGATCAGAGGGTCGTGGAAGAGTTCCTACGCGCGCAGGCGGAGGAATTCTCGCGGCGCGATGGTTATGCGCTTTCCTTCCACGGCAACTTCACTTCGCCGCCCAAGCCCCTGGAACCCCGCGGGCTGGCCTTGCTGGAGGCGGTGGCCGGTTGCGGCCGCGAGCTGGGGATGAATTTGCAATGGCAGCCGAGCGGGGGCGTTTCGGACGGGAACAAATTGGCGGCGGCCGGGTTGCCCAACGTGGACACCCTGGGCGCGCGCGGCGGCGATATCCACAGCCCGCAAGAGTGGTTGGACTTGAATAGCCTTGCGGAGCGCGCGCGCTTGACCGCGCTGCTCTTGATGAAGCTGGGCTCCGGGGAATGGACTTGGAAGTGA
- a CDS encoding TIGR02147 family protein codes for MGSIRPEVPRIFEFKDYRAFLLAHFEYRKSREPEFSLRVFSRNPHLKLASSSFISAVLKGRKNLSQGLRLRFGKALGLKPAEQEYFEMMVQANQGKTADERAHYQSRLGRFHGSRARSLADSEYRFYDRWWYPVVWHWIGLNPIQANPARIARAIRPRIEPAQAEEAIQVLLDLKLIKRLANGYAVTERHLAWRPRLTEEVGRMHARSNLRLALDELERPHPGPGEYHVWSFSLSARGRERLREKLEALRSEVRELVAESANSDAAIDQGASAGGTGVYALALQLFPCSDDEAVESVTARLASPKLAAPRSAAPRSAAPRFAALSGTSAEIAVLPA; via the coding sequence TTGGGATCCATTCGCCCTGAGGTTCCGCGCATTTTCGAGTTCAAGGATTACCGGGCCTTTCTCTTGGCCCATTTCGAGTACCGTAAGTCCCGCGAACCTGAATTCTCGTTGCGGGTATTCTCACGAAACCCCCATCTCAAGCTCGCAAGCTCCAGCTTCATTTCGGCGGTTCTTAAGGGACGGAAAAACCTGAGCCAGGGTTTGCGACTGCGCTTCGGGAAGGCCCTGGGCCTGAAGCCGGCGGAGCAGGAATATTTCGAGATGATGGTGCAGGCGAACCAGGGGAAAACGGCCGACGAGCGCGCCCATTACCAATCCCGGTTGGGGCGTTTCCATGGTTCACGCGCTCGATCGTTGGCCGATTCCGAGTATCGCTTCTACGACCGCTGGTGGTATCCCGTCGTCTGGCATTGGATCGGGCTGAATCCCATTCAAGCCAATCCCGCCCGCATCGCCCGCGCTATCCGCCCCCGCATCGAGCCCGCCCAGGCGGAAGAAGCCATCCAGGTGCTGCTGGATCTGAAGCTGATTAAAAGGCTGGCCAATGGTTATGCGGTGACGGAACGCCACTTGGCTTGGCGCCCGCGGCTTACGGAAGAGGTCGGGCGCATGCATGCGCGCTCCAACTTACGCCTCGCCTTGGACGAGTTGGAGCGGCCGCATCCCGGACCGGGCGAATACCATGTTTGGTCCTTCTCGTTGTCGGCGCGGGGCCGGGAGCGGCTGCGCGAAAAGCTGGAGGCCTTGCGTTCGGAAGTTCGCGAGTTGGTCGCTGAATCGGCTAACTCTGATGCAGCGATCGACCAGGGGGCAAGCGCCGGCGGCACGGGCGTGTACGCCTTGGCCTTGCAGCTATTCCCGTGCAGCGATGACGAAGCGGTTGAATCCGTTACGGCGCGACTCGCGTCTCCGAAGCTCGCGGCCCCGCGCTCCGCGGCCCCGCGCTCCGCGGCCCCACGCTTCGCGGCCCTTTCAGGCACGTCGGCGGAAATCGCCGTGCTCCCGGCTTGA
- a CDS encoding PQQ-dependent sugar dehydrogenase, translating into MFVRSITRLALIASAVLAGAGTARAQGCTMPAETDFKVVSVIPSRTMSNPDAMCVLPSGEMFFIEQWSGKVWHYSGGTTQMIGTVPTNAGAMVEDGMLGIVADLNFTTTHWLYIYHTPAQLGSTQVDRYVFTNNQLSNPKMIISLPRMKIGQGLDQRHAGGGMSWNARTGDLFMAIGDDTYPGDDITKFGGRDPTREYLTCLKSSGNTNDLRGKVLRIHPIPFPDTQTPTPGVGTTYTIPKGNLFPEGTAKTRPEIYTMGTRNAYRVKVDSLTGWAYIGEVGADADAYDAVKGPAGHDHLYIARGPANWGWPFVNGNVEPYPVRSYETDYIGAGMKVGDKFDPAHLKNLSKFNTGLTDLPAVSPPALYYCTGNTQKGLSSKLGGGSETAMAGPVYYYDPNLTSAVKMPPYFHGKEIFGDYSRHYVWLVTPDSTGTVTALERIKASSPDMTDIHIGPDGTIYLLDYDNGGLNSIQYTGTQKDYTACSWIKQGCTDPKFAEYDKTANMMKPNSCLTAAAITAPEARSSAPMLSPVAFGARRFVLPAGTTGAAAYNVHGVRVAAVRGQAGQAVELPSRTADGVLFVKFTRD; encoded by the coding sequence ATGTTCGTTCGTTCTATCACCAGGTTGGCATTGATCGCGTCCGCAGTATTGGCCGGGGCCGGAACCGCGCGCGCGCAGGGATGCACCATGCCGGCGGAAACCGATTTCAAGGTGGTCTCCGTCATACCCAGCCGTACCATGTCCAATCCCGATGCCATGTGCGTTCTGCCGTCCGGGGAAATGTTCTTCATCGAACAATGGTCGGGCAAAGTCTGGCATTACTCGGGCGGAACCACCCAGATGATCGGAACCGTTCCCACCAATGCCGGCGCCATGGTGGAAGACGGCATGCTGGGAATCGTGGCCGATCTCAACTTCACTACCACCCACTGGCTCTATATCTATCATACTCCCGCGCAGTTGGGCTCGACCCAGGTCGATCGCTACGTCTTCACCAACAACCAGTTGAGCAATCCCAAGATGATCATCTCGCTGCCGCGTATGAAGATAGGCCAAGGGCTCGACCAGCGGCATGCGGGCGGGGGCATGTCCTGGAACGCGAGGACGGGCGATTTGTTCATGGCAATCGGGGACGATACCTATCCGGGCGACGACATCACCAAGTTCGGCGGCCGCGATCCGACCCGGGAGTACCTGACCTGCCTGAAGAGCTCGGGCAATACCAATGATCTGCGCGGCAAGGTCCTGCGCATCCACCCTATCCCGTTCCCGGATACCCAAACGCCGACCCCCGGAGTGGGCACAACCTACACCATCCCCAAAGGGAACCTATTCCCGGAAGGCACCGCCAAGACCCGGCCCGAGATCTACACCATGGGCACCCGCAACGCCTACCGCGTGAAGGTGGATTCGCTGACCGGATGGGCGTACATCGGGGAAGTGGGCGCGGACGCGGATGCGTACGATGCGGTCAAGGGACCGGCCGGCCACGACCATCTGTATATCGCCAGGGGCCCGGCGAATTGGGGCTGGCCCTTCGTCAACGGCAACGTAGAGCCCTACCCGGTCCGGAGCTACGAGACCGACTACATCGGCGCTGGGATGAAGGTCGGCGACAAGTTCGATCCGGCCCATCTGAAGAACCTGTCCAAGTTCAATACCGGCCTCACCGATTTACCCGCCGTCTCCCCTCCCGCCCTTTACTACTGCACGGGCAATACCCAGAAGGGCCTTTCCTCCAAGCTGGGCGGGGGCTCGGAAACTGCGATGGCCGGTCCCGTCTACTATTACGATCCGAACCTCACCTCGGCGGTAAAGATGCCCCCGTATTTCCATGGCAAGGAGATCTTCGGCGATTATTCCCGGCATTACGTCTGGCTCGTCACCCCGGATAGCACGGGAACCGTGACCGCCCTCGAGCGCATCAAAGCCAGCAGCCCCGACATGACGGACATCCATATCGGCCCCGACGGAACCATCTACCTGCTGGACTACGACAACGGCGGCCTGAACAGCATCCAATACACGGGAACGCAGAAGGATTACACAGCCTGCTCCTGGATCAAGCAAGGTTGCACCGATCCCAAGTTCGCCGAATACGATAAGACGGCGAATATGATGAAGCCCAACTCTTGCCTTACTGCCGCCGCCATTACTGCCCCCGAGGCCCGTTCCTCCGCGCCCATGCTTTCCCCCGTCGCTTTCGGCGCGCGGCGCTTCGTGCTGCCGGCCGGAACCACCGGCGCGGCCGCGTACAACGTGCACGGAGTCCGCGTGGCGGCGGTCCGTGGCCAGGCCGGGCAAGCCGTGGAATTGCCTTCGCGCACGGCCGATGGCGTGCTGTTCGTGAAGTTCACGCGGGATTGA
- a CDS encoding DUF1080 domain-containing protein, whose protein sequence is MLKGSLFGIGVLVCLAVPHSAGAQGFTHADSGWVKLFNGTDFTGIYSRSYNAPVSQTVDASSYSILYPGTDSAAIYVLPTAKGGNIGTNKTSFSHYRARVDQRFDALGANNNGGLTYHTDESVIRMQGSSLATGNWPRSIEFQMQQHEPGAAYSIQQCTFNTKVNGGNYAQTGGTAVTVCETGCNARNYGPSPTIPEAFNNAPRWLRFELVARGADTAWHFINDTLVFKLWNIRIYNDKLNKTPDGPYDHGGLGLQSEGSAIKYRHFEIMEFPAGTPMNANYLHRIFIDHPDSGETLAPGQPFQIKWRTIGASDIANVNIEYSTGSGGWQSIAAAAPNNGSYSWTAPTTPTANLRVRISGPAWAWADSSRAANSIGPVGIHSPGLSRAIAFTVDGEGALFTDLQLFSQLEICDVFGRLIRRFPVEENKDLHWDLSDSQGRHVLPGLYFIRAKGAAGARMSKILVK, encoded by the coding sequence ATGCTCAAGGGCAGTCTTTTTGGAATCGGAGTTCTCGTTTGCCTGGCCGTCCCGCATTCCGCGGGCGCCCAAGGCTTCACCCATGCGGATTCAGGCTGGGTCAAGCTTTTCAACGGAACCGATTTCACCGGGATCTATTCGCGCTCCTACAACGCGCCCGTATCGCAGACGGTGGATGCGAGTTCTTATAGCATTCTCTACCCGGGCACCGATTCCGCCGCCATCTACGTGCTCCCTACCGCCAAGGGCGGGAATATCGGCACGAATAAAACCAGCTTTTCGCATTACCGCGCGCGCGTGGATCAGCGTTTCGACGCCCTCGGGGCGAATAATAACGGGGGCCTCACCTACCATACGGATGAATCCGTCATCCGCATGCAGGGCAGTAGTTTGGCCACCGGCAATTGGCCCAGGTCGATCGAATTCCAGATGCAACAACATGAACCGGGCGCGGCTTACTCCATCCAGCAATGCACCTTCAACACCAAGGTGAACGGAGGCAATTACGCGCAGACGGGGGGAACCGCGGTAACCGTTTGCGAGACCGGCTGCAACGCCCGCAATTACGGCCCCAGCCCCACCATTCCGGAGGCCTTCAACAACGCTCCTCGCTGGCTCCGATTCGAATTGGTGGCCCGGGGAGCGGACACCGCTTGGCACTTCATCAATGACACCTTGGTTTTCAAATTGTGGAACATCCGCATTTACAACGACAAACTGAACAAGACGCCGGATGGCCCGTACGACCACGGCGGGTTGGGGCTGCAATCCGAAGGCTCGGCCATTAAATACCGCCACTTTGAAATAATGGAATTCCCGGCCGGAACGCCCATGAACGCCAATTATCTCCACCGCATTTTCATCGATCATCCCGATTCCGGGGAAACCCTGGCTCCCGGACAGCCCTTTCAAATCAAGTGGAGAACGATCGGCGCGAGCGATATCGCGAACGTGAACATCGAATACAGCACCGGATCCGGCGGATGGCAATCCATCGCGGCCGCCGCCCCGAATAACGGCAGCTATAGCTGGACCGCCCCCACTACGCCCACCGCGAATCTGCGCGTGCGCATCAGCGGTCCGGCCTGGGCTTGGGCCGATTCGAGCCGGGCCGCGAACTCGATTGGCCCGGTGGGAATCCATTCTCCCGGCCTTTCCCGCGCGATCGCATTCACCGTGGATGGCGAAGGAGCCCTTTTCACGGATTTGCAGTTGTTCTCCCAACTGGAGATTTGCGACGTGTTCGGCCGCTTGATCCGGCGTTTCCCGGTGGAAGAGAACAAGGATCTCCATTGGGATCTCTCCGACTCGCAAGGCCGCCATGTGCTTCCCGGCCTTTATTTCATACGCGCGAAGGGCGCCGCCGGCGCGCGCATGTCGAAAATCCTGGTGAAGTAA
- a CDS encoding TetR/AcrR family transcriptional regulator: MRVSREKKQENAERFIDAFVAEVRKRGYDAVSLRDVARAAGMSDGAIYKHFPTKEKILLTYYAVRMDRLKDHGASLATRPDYTFVERMHALLEFQIGQYEGEKDFLAKTFRPTFISASLMWGEVAAMRKTYVETVRGLLAQAEAKGEIPALALPYVVEEMVWCHYVAVMLYWQRDASDRHDDTTQFIDRTLKVFSAVVGGPLLPMAQDLVGFLINRHLMPLLMELGGVKPGATWSSQPFPGPDAAGKTSGGAGGTRAKTAATAVKAAGTRAGKDSKRRPAKPGNKGKR; this comes from the coding sequence ATGAGAGTATCCCGGGAAAAGAAACAGGAAAACGCCGAACGCTTCATCGACGCCTTCGTGGCGGAGGTGCGGAAGCGCGGTTATGACGCCGTAAGCTTGCGGGACGTAGCGCGGGCCGCAGGGATGAGCGACGGGGCCATCTACAAGCATTTCCCCACCAAGGAAAAAATCCTGCTCACGTACTATGCCGTGCGGATGGACCGCCTTAAGGATCATGGGGCGAGCCTGGCAACGCGGCCGGACTACACCTTCGTCGAGCGCATGCATGCGCTGCTGGAATTCCAAATCGGCCAATACGAGGGAGAGAAGGATTTCCTGGCCAAGACCTTCCGTCCCACCTTCATCTCCGCCAGCCTGATGTGGGGCGAGGTGGCGGCCATGCGCAAGACTTACGTGGAAACCGTACGCGGCCTGCTGGCGCAAGCGGAGGCGAAAGGGGAGATCCCCGCCCTCGCGCTGCCTTACGTGGTGGAGGAAATGGTCTGGTGCCATTACGTGGCGGTGATGCTGTATTGGCAGCGGGACGCTTCGGATCGGCACGACGATACGACCCAATTCATCGACCGCACCCTGAAGGTTTTTTCCGCGGTGGTGGGCGGCCCCCTATTGCCCATGGCCCAGGACCTGGTGGGCTTTCTGATCAACCGGCACTTGATGCCGCTGCTGATGGAGTTGGGCGGCGTGAAACCCGGGGCCACGTGGTCGAGCCAGCCTTTCCCGGGTCCCGACGCTGCGGGAAAAACTTCCGGCGGGGCCGGCGGGACGCGCGCGAAGACGGCGGCAACAGCCGTGAAAGCGGCCGGAACGAGGGCGGGCAAAGACTCCAAGCGAAGGCCGGCGAAGCCGGGTAATAAAGGCAAGCGCTGA